The following proteins are co-located in the Xiphophorus maculatus strain JP 163 A chromosome 8, X_maculatus-5.0-male, whole genome shotgun sequence genome:
- the slc25a46 gene encoding solute carrier family 25 member 46 → MASRRPDSFDGYGFRSDQYGAGYPARSSGPASGVSGELQQHQWVTSPPDIPGSRNLHPGERTPLYEEAEPGSRWEAPHGAGVPPEQLNRFAGFGIGLVSLFTENVLAHPCIVFRRQCQVNYHGRCYHLSPFSAVGVMYAITKAQGPKALWKGMGSTFIVHGIALGAEGVISEFTPLPRELPHSWSWKQLAGHLLLKGLTAVVALPFYCASLIETVQSEIVRDESSSGLLDCVREGLTRLLGVGAPHSRRLLPLSYLLLPVAAHAILRYAVAASVQRAVLWLHQRGGKRRPVPSDPLDAYFPELAAAWAGSLAADVLLFPLETALHRLGLQGTRTIIDATDGAEVAGSGGSPLVLPVNTQYDGLADCLHAIRRKEGAAGFYRGFGALLAQYSLHGALLAAARTLLRIVLLDAKAC, encoded by the exons ATGGCCTCCAGAAGGCCGGACAGCTTCGACGGGTACGGGTTCCGGAGCGACCAGTACGGAGCCGGATACCCGGCCCGGAGCTCCGGGCCCGCCAGCGGGGTCTCCggggagctgcagcagcaccagTGGGTCACCAGCCCGCCGGACATCCCGGGCAGCCGGAACCTCCACCCCGGGGAGCGGACGCCGCTGTACGAGGAGGCCGAGCCGGGGTCCCGCTGGGAGGCTCCGCATGGCGCGGGCGTTCCTCCAG aacagctgaaCCGGTTCGCTGGGTTCGGGATCGGACTggtcag TCTGTTCACGGAGAACGTCTTGGCCCATCCCTGCATCGTGTTCCGGCGCCAGTGCCAG GTCAACTACCACGGCCGCTGCTACCACCTGAGCCCGTTCAGCGCTGTCGGCGTCATGTACGCCATCACCAAGGCCCAG GGGCCGAAGGCTCTGTGGAAGGGCATGGGCAGCACCTTCATCGTCCACGGCATCGCCCTGGGCGCCGAGGGCGTCATCAGCGAGTTCACGCCGTTACCACG GGAGCTTCCTCACAGCTGGAGCTGGAAGCAGCTGGCCGGACATCTGCTGCTGAAAGG GCTAACCGCTGTGGTGGCGCTACCGTTCTACTGCGCTAGCCTCATCGAGACCGTCCAG AGTGAGATCGTCCGGGATGAGTCGTCGTCCGGCCTGCTGGACTGCGTCCGTGAGGGTCTGACGCGGCTGCTGGGTGTCGGCGCCCCTCACAGCCGCCGCCTGCTTCCTCTCAGCTACCTGCTGCTTCCTGTGGCCGCCCACGCCATCCTGCGCTACGCGGTGGCGGCCTCCGTCCAGCGGGCGGTGCTGTGGCTGCACCAGCGCGGCGGGAAGCGGCGCCCGGTCCCGTCCGACCCGCTGGACGCCTACTTCCCGGAGCTGGCGGCGGCGTGGGCGGGATCTCTGGCGGCGGACGTGCTGCTGTTCCCTCTGGAGACGGCGTTGCACCGCCTCGGCCTGCAGGGGACGCGCACCATCATCGACGCCACGGACGGGGCAGAGGTGGCGGGGAGCGGCGGCAGCCCGCTGGTGCTGCCGGTCAACACGCAGTATGACGGCCTGGCGGACTGCCTGCACGCCATCCGGAGGAAGGAAGGCGCCGCCGGCTTCTACCGCGGCTTCGGCGCACTGCTGGCGCAGTACTCTCTGCACGGCGCGCTGCTGGCCGCCGCCAGGACGCTGCTCAGGATCGTGCTGCTGGACGCCAAGGCCTGCTGA